A window of Kineococcus sp. NBC_00420 genomic DNA:
CACTCCACCTCGACGTCCTCGCGGTGCTCGAAGGCGCGCAGCGCGCTCTCGAAGCGGCGCTTGCCGATGTAGCACCAGGGACACACGACGTCGGACCAGATCTCCACCTTCACGCCGTGGGCAACCTCCGGCAGGACGGGACTGTTCCGTGCCGCCACCTGGTCGGGTCAGCCTCACAGGGACCGCACGGGGAACACCGGTGTGACACCGCGGTGGGCGGCGGACCGTGGAGGCATGACCCCAGTCGCCGCGCTCACCGTCCGGGAGATCCCCGTTCCCGTGGCCACCCGAGCGCTCGCCGGACCGCGGCGGGGTCGGGCCGGGGTCCTCGCCCTGCTCGCGGCGACCGTGGTGGTCCGTTCGCTCCGGCCGGACCGCATCGACGTGCTCGACCGGGCCGTCGCGTGGTCGGGGTCGCAGAGCTGGAAGGCGTGGTTCTTCGGGACCCTCGACCCGCAGGCGGCGACCTCCGTCGGGGCGCCTGCGGCGGGATGGCTCTCCGGACTGGTGCTGCGGATCTCCGCCTCCGCGGACCTCGCCGTGCTCGCGACCGTCCTGGCCGTCCTGGCCGTGGCGGTCCTGACCGTGACCGTCCGGCGGATCGCCGGTCCCTCAGCGGGTCTGGTGGCCGGTGCGGTGCTGGCCCTGCTGCTGCGCTCCGGGGACGAGGCCCAGACGGCGCTGCTGCTGGGCGTCACGGGGTACCTCCTCGTCCGCCACCGGGGCTCGGCCCGCTGGTCGCTCGGCGCGGGACTGGCCGGGGGTGGCGCGGTGCTCGTCGGGGGGTGGGGGGCTGCGCTCGGGGTGGCGCTGCTCGTGGGGACCCTGCTCCTGCGCTGGACGCCTCGGCACCGGGCGGTCCTCGACGTGGCCGTCCTCACCGGAACGGCGGCGGCCTGCGTCGGGGTCTGGTTCGTCGTCGCACCCGGGTGGCCGGGGGGTCCGCCGGTCTCCTCGGGGGTGTGGATCGGCCCAGGGGCCGGGGTGCTGGCTCCGCTGGCCGCGACGGCCCTCGCGCTCGGTGGCACGTGGCTGTGGCGACGGTGGCGGGGCGCTCCGCGGGTCGTGCTGGTCCTGGCCCTGGTGCTGTCCGCGGGTCTCGGCGCCGGCGCCCGGGCGCACGACGCGTCGACCATCCCGGCGGACACGTCGACGACGTCGTTGCTCCAGGCCGCGGGCACGACCTGGTCGGCGGCCACGGTCGCCTCCCCGCAGGACGCGGCGACGCTCGAGCTCGCCAGCGGTACCGCGGTACTGGCGCTCCGGACCGGCGACGCGACGGTGAGCCTGACGCAGTTCCAGTCCTACGTGGCGACCGGACGGGTGCGGTACCTGCTGGTCCCCGACGGGTCGAGGTCAGCGGCGACGTCGGACGTCGTGGCGTGGGCGGCCGCGGCGCACACGGCGATGACCGTCGGTACGACGACGGTGTACGACCTCAGCGACTGAGGTCAGTCGCGGCGGCGGTCCTGGGCGTGGGCCCAGCCGGAGTGGTGGCCGGTGTCGGGGAGGTGGACCCGGTCCGGCTCGACGCCCGGACGGTCACCCGGCCGCGACGAGGAGCAGACACGACCGACGACGGCCGCCACCAGCAGGATCACGAAGAACGAGACGAAGAGGGTCACGAGGCACTCCTCCGGCCGGGAGCCCCGTAGGGGCTCGATGCCTCACGGTGCCACGAAGTCCGTCCCGGCGCGAGGGGTTCAGCCCGATCGGTGCCAGGTGCAGATCCGGAAGCGCGGCCCCTTCGTGGAGGTGCGCCACTCCCCCGTCTCCGTCTGCGACCACTCCTCCCCGATCCGCGGGGCACGCGTGTCGCCCTCGACCTCGAGGTCCACCTCGGTGACGACGAGGACGTCGGCGTGCCCGAGGGCGGCCTGGTAGACGGCCTGACCACCGATGACCCAGACGTCGCCATCTGCCCGACCGGTGCCCGCGAGCGCCGTGGTCAGGTCGTGGACGACCTCGGCGCCGTCGGCGACGTAGTCCGCGTCCCGGGAGAGGACGACGTTGCGACGCTCGGGCAGCGGCCGGAACCTCGGCGGCAGGGACTCCCAGGTGGCGCGGCCCATGACGACGGTGGAGCCGGCGGTGAGTTGCGAGAAGTGGTCCATGTCCTCGGGGATCCGCCAGGGGATCCGGCCGTCCGCACCGATGACGCCGTTGGCGCTCTGGGCCCACACCAGGCCGATCACCGGATCACACCGCCACGGGAGCCTTGATCGTGGGGTGGTGCTGGTAGTCCACGACCTCGAGGTCCTCGTAGGCGACCTCGAACAGGCCCTTGGGGGCGATCGTCAGCTGCGGAAACGGGTACGGCGTCCGGGAGAGCTGTTCCTCGACCTGCTCGACGTGGTTGTCGTAGACGTGGCAGTCGCCGCCGGTCCAGACGAAGTCGCCCGGTGCGAGGCCGACCTCCTGCGCGACGAGCATCGTCAGCAGGGCGTAGCTGGCGATGTTGAACGGGACGCCGAGGAAGAGGTCGGCCGAGCGCTGGTAGAGCTGGCAGGACAGCTTGCCGTCGGCGACGTGGAACTGGAAGAACGCGTGGCAGGGGGCGAGGGCCATCTTGTCGAGCTCGGCGACGTTCCAGGCCGAGACGATCATGCGGCGGGAGTCCGGGTT
This region includes:
- a CDS encoding dihydrofolate reductase, which codes for MIGLVWAQSANGVIGADGRIPWRIPEDMDHFSQLTAGSTVVMGRATWESLPPRFRPLPERRNVVLSRDADYVADGAEVVHDLTTALAGTGRADGDVWVIGGQAVYQAALGHADVLVVTEVDLEVEGDTRAPRIGEEWSQTETGEWRTSTKGPRFRICTWHRSG
- a CDS encoding thymidylate synthase; translated protein: MAEQRIDTQYEDLLRHVLATGTPKSDRTGTGTRSVFGHQMRYDLAAGFPLITTKRVHFKSIALELLWFLRGDGNARWLQERGVTIWDEWADENGDLGPVYGVQWRSWPTPDGRHVDQITEVLDTLRTNPDSRRMIVSAWNVAELDKMALAPCHAFFQFHVADGKLSCQLYQRSADLFLGVPFNIASYALLTMLVAQEVGLAPGDFVWTGGDCHVYDNHVEQVEEQLSRTPYPFPQLTIAPKGLFEVAYEDLEVVDYQHHPTIKAPVAV